A stretch of DNA from Globicephala melas chromosome 19, mGloMel1.2, whole genome shotgun sequence:
ccggccgcgcaggctcagcggccatggctcgcaggccttgccgctccgtggcatgtgggatcttcctggatggAAGATCCAGGAAGATCCAAGCACATCTGATCATCCCCTCTTTCCAGGCTGAGTAGGtcactgaggttcagggaggtcACTTATCCGACGCCCCCAAAGCAGCCTAACTTCAGGGCCACTCCCTGCAGCCTGTTGGAGGCCTGGGGGCACTGGGAACATGCATCTCTTGCCTCTGAGTTTCCCCCCACATCTGTCAACTTTCTCAGTCTCTCGGCCTTGGCCGCACTCTGTGTGGAAGGCGACCTGTGTCTAGGTGTACCTGGGACTCTCTCAGAGATGCTGACACAAGATCTCCGTCTCCCTGGGTCTCAGCCTTCCTGTTCTGAACCACCCACGTCGGTCGGTCTTTGTTTACTCATGACACAGAAGGAACGAATCCAATACGGAGGGAGAAACACAGGGAGAGATGGTGACGATGACCAGTACACAACAGTATGGGGTGTGTCAGATGGTTCACACGTGATGGGGTCAtcagagaaacaaaggaaagaaggcTGACGCCCTGGCAGTTAGAAACAGAGGCTGCGATATCCAGTTACAGACATGGACCCTGCAAGAGGGACAGGGATACAGCATTGTGAGAGAAGGCAGAGAGCAGTGACAGGATGCTGGCTGCCAGAGCCCACGGCACCAGGGGGGCTCTGGGGCCATGGAAAGGGTGGACTCAATACAGGAACATTTTATTGAGGCTGCTGCGTGCCAGGCTGGTCTGAGTGCTGGGGCCCTGGAGAAACTGGATTGTTTTGCCCTGTAGGGCCCACAGCTGGCGCGGGGGAGAGAGCCACGTAAACATCTACAAGGACGACGTAGGGTGCGGCGTGGTGACCGCCTCCGGGAAGGCGTCAGTCATGCATTCAGCAGCCATGGGTCAGGGCCCGTTGCCCTGTGTGCTGTGGATACTGAGAATAAGACATGGCCCCTGCTCTTGGAAGCTCACAGTGTCCTTGGGAAACACAGTTTCCAAGCTCTGTAAGGAGTACATATAATATGGTAGGAGGCTTAAGAGGAGTAAGGGGGGGGGCACTCTGGAAGCAGAGGGGGCAAGCTGAAGTCTGTCTGAGGTGGCTGGGGAGGGATACTGGAAACATcttggagggaagaagagaggtggGTTCCAGGCACAGGCACAAAGGCACGTTCGCGGGAAAAAGGGTGGCTTCTTCAGGAACCGCACGTTGTTCCGTGTGGCTGGTGTGTGGGAGGTGTGGCCACGGGAGACAAAGGCTGGGGGCCAGTCATGGATGACCGTGAACAGCAGATGACGGATCTGAGGTTTATCCCACAGGGCAGGACTTTGAAACCATCTTCActgcacacacagaaaaatgacaGTATTCCTACACACACAGGAAGGTAACTGGAGAGACGGCTTGGCACCCAAAGCAGCTTATATCTTGGCAAACTTGTAACCCATTCAGGAAGCTTTGCTGTGGAAGGTGATGCAGTGGAGAGCTTCCCACATGGAGAGATACAATCAGATTCGGGCTGTGGAAAGAGCCTGCTGGAAGCTGgtgtggaaaagaaaacaattgtgtgtgtgtgtgtgtgtgtgtgtgtgtgtggtgtgtgtgtggtgtgtgtggtgtgtgtgtggtgtgtgtatgtgtgtggtctgggatgtgtgtgtatgtgtgtggtcttggatgtgtgtggtatgtgttatgtgtgtggtgtgtgtatgtgtgtggtgtgtgtatgtgtgtggtgtgtgtctgtacgtgatgtgtgtatgtgtgtggtctgggatgtgtgtggtgtgtgtatgtgtgtggtgtgtatatgtaCGTGGTGTGTGTAGATGTGTGGTCTgtgatgtgtgtggtgtgtgtatgtgtgtggtctgggatgtgtgtatgtgtgtggtctgggatgtgtgtgatgtgtgtggtctgggatgtgtgtggtgtgtgtatgtgtgtggtctgggatgtgtgtggtatgtgtgtgctgtgtgtatgtgtgtggtgtgtggtatgtgtgtgctgtgtgtattatgtgtgtggtgtgtgtatgtacgtgGTGTGTGTAGATGTGTGGCCTTcgatgtgtgtggtgtgtgtatgtgtgtggtctgggatgtgtgtggtgtgtgtatgtgtgtggtctgggatgtgtgtggtgtgtgtatgtgtgtggtctgggatgtgtgtggtatgtgggatgtgtgtggtgtgtgtatgtgtgtggtgtgtgtatgtgtgtggtgtgtgtatgtatgcggTCTGTGTAGATGTGTGGTCTgggatgtgtgtggtgtgtgtatgtgtgtgtaatgaAAGCAGGAAGGGGTCAGGAAGGAGACCCTTGCTGGAATCCAGGTGACAGGTGACGTGGGCTCGCATAAGGTAACAAAGGTGGAGAAGATGGAGAAGAGGTGGTTGTAAGTAAAACCAACAGGGCTGACGACTGGTGGGAtgtggaaggagaagggagggagaaacgGATGCCGGGCAAGTGGCCAGCCGTACGCTCAGGACACAGAAAATGCGATAGAGGCTGAGGGTCTGGAAAAGGCAGCCTCACAAGCTGGCCTTGGAGTCAGACGTGAACAGGTGGAGGGAAACAGCATGTGTGAAGGCACAGAGGTGGGCACGGGCAGGTGTCCCTCCTGGGCTGCGTGGGAgaggaacaggcaagaagagatGCCATGTGGGAATGTGAAGCTGGAGCCTCCCCGCCCCAAGCATCCAGGGACCACTGAGTCCTGAGAGCAACTTGACCCTGACTGCTTTGGCTCTGAGGAGCAATCCACATCCTCAGCTCAGCTGTCCTCTCTCTGAGACGGGCTTGAGTGGGGTATGGAGGGCAGCAGGAGCCTTCTAGAAGCTTCGCCAGATGACCTGAATAGCTTTATGTTCATCAGGGGCCTCCATCTGGGTCCCAGAATGAAGAGCTGTTCCCGGACAGCCCCAGAGTTTGCCCTTTAGCATCTGGTCATTTGGGGGGATTCAGCAGTCACCCACCCCGTCCCTCCCAGCTCTTTCAGAACTCAGGTTTCTCTTCGATGCTGTGCCACTGTGGGGAGGCTTCCTCGGGCACTGCAGGACGGTGATGTGGATCCGCAAGTGAACCATGAGGGCTGAGGTGCggctgaaggccttcccacagtCGCTGCACTTGTAGGGCTCCTCCCCCGTGGGGACCCTCTGGTGCTCGATGAGGGACGAGCTCTGTGCAAAGGCATTTGGACAAACCTGACACTGATAGGGCTTCTCTCCGGAGTGGATTCTCAGGTGCTGGATCAGAGCCAAGCAGTCGCTGAAGGCTCGGCCACAGGCGTAGCACCTGTAGGGCTTCTATCCTGTGCGGATGCGCAGGTGCTGGGTCAGGTGGGTGCTCTGGCTGAAGGCCTTGCCGCACTCCTCGCACACACAGGGCTTCTCCCCGGTGTGGATCCTCTGGTGCTGGGTCAGGTGGGTGAGCCAGCTTAAGGCCTTCCCGCACTCCTTGCATTCATGGGGCTTGGCCCCTGTGTGGACCACCTGGTGCTGGGCCAGGTGTGCACTCCggctgaaggctttcccacactcaCTGCAGGTGTGGGGCATCTTCCGAGCATGGCTCTTCCGGTGGGCCTCCAGGGCCAAGGGGCTCCGGAACGTCTTCCAATACTCACCACCCTTGGAGGGCTTCCTCCCCAAGTACGTGCCTGGAGGCTCTGTGCCATAACCATCCAGTGGATCCACTTTCTCTCTGGAAGGAGTCTCCTCTTGGGAGGTGAAGTCTGGTCACATGTTGGGACTGTCCCCCAAAGCACCAGCTTCACAGCCGGGCTGGTCTGTGAGGGCGCCCTTGTGAGGCCCTGAAGTTCTCCTGAAATCCATCTCTTGGGTGACAGACTTTGTCCACATCTTCGCTGAGAGTCCGGCCTGCCTCTCTGAGCTGCCCTCAGGTTCGCAGGCATCACCAAAGGTGGGTCCTGGGGAAAGCTCTCCTACCAGGGTTTCAGTGGCCCTGACTCGTCCGAATTGCTCTGCTTACAGCTCGCCTCTGAGGGCTCAGATCCCAGCACCAGCCTGCAACAATCTGAACCACAGTGTCACCACTTTTTCCATACCAGGCCTCCCCTCTCTGCTGGGCCCTGGCCTCACTCTGAAAGGGGAGATGTGGGCCACTCCTGATATTTGGCCCCATTTCCAAAGGAGAGTTTCTCATTTGGTGTCTTGGATGACAAAAGGGCACAGTGCTGTCCTCCCACACCATCAAAACCGGCGTCACACACACAGacggccaataggcacatgaaaagatgcttgtcatcgctaattattagagaaatgtaaatccaaattacaatgagatatcacctcacaccagtcagaatagccatcatcaaaaagtctacaaataagaaatgctggagagggtgtggagaaaagggaaccctcctatactgttggtgggaatgtaaattggtgcagccgctatggaaaacagtgtggaggttcttcaaaaaactaaaaatagtgttgccatatgatcctgtaatcccactcctgggcatatatccagacaaaactataattcaaaaagatacccctatgttcatagcagctgtaTTCataatagacaagacatggaagcaacctaaatgtccatcaacagatgaatggataaagaagatgtggtacatgtataccaCATCTGGTATTATATATACTGAATATACTGGTATTCCATACCagtaataatggaatattactcagccataaaaaagaacgaaataatgccatttgcagcaacgtggatgcacctagagattatcatactaagtgaagtaagtcagaaagagaatgacaaataccatatgatatcactgggagtttggcattagcagatgcaaactattatatatagaatggataaacaacaaggtcctactgcataacacagggaactatattcaatattctgggataaaccataatgcaaaagaattttaaaaagattgtatgtgacttccctggtggcgcagtggttaagaatccacctgccaatgcaggggacatgggtttgttccctggtccaggaagatcccacatactgcggagcaactaagcccgtgtgccacaactactgagcctgcgctttagagcccgcgagccacaactactgagcccacgtgccacaactactgaagcccgtgcgcctagagcctgtgctccgcaacaagagaagccaccgcaatgagaagcccacgcaccacaacgaagagtagctcctgctctccacaactagagaaagcctgcgcgtagcaatgaagacccaatgcagccaaaaataaataaataaacaaacaaataaatttatatatataaaaaagcatGTATACACGTGTATAattgaattgctttgctgtacagcagaaattaacacaacattgtaaattaactatacttcaattaagaaaaaacaaaaacctgcatCACATGTTTCCATCCACTCCTCAAACCACCCACTGCAAACTCTCCATTCTTTAAGGCTCCTGATTTTGTCACAAGTGTCAGGAGGAAAACCCTGAGGTTGAATGGATCTGaaagagagtgagggagagagtgagagagcgaGCACGCCAGGCGCCTATGTGCCTGCTCCCTTGGGCAGGCCTGAGCTCTGTCCGTGCCACCTGGACCTGGATGCATctgcagatgctcagtaaataccgGCTGAATGAGGGAATCAATCCAGGATGCAGTAGACTCTACCTTGAACCCCAAGTAGACAGCTGCtgctgtgggtgggtgggtgggtgatgcCTCCACCGGGCCTCCCTGAGCCCCCGGGAAGCCTGAGGCCTGCTCTTTATAATGTGCTGTGAAGGCAGAGCATGGCTGAGCGGCAGCTGGAGATTGGCTTGTGTACGAGGTAGAAGCATTCCTGAACGGACCTGCCCTTGACGGGTACACAGTGCACCTTAGGACGCCTGACTGGACATCGTTTACTGGACAGATTCcaggaagtggggggggggtggccgGAATAACTGCTGGTTAAGTCCACAATGGGGCCCCAGCTCTGCCGCTCGCCAGCTCCAAGGGTTGGGTAGTCTTGCCCTTGATTGGGccgcagttttctcatctgcaagagGGGGATGCTATTCTGCTtgcctcccagggctgctggccACTGTTAGGCTCTTGTTCTGTGCTCGGCTCCAAGTGCAATGGGTAACTCCCATTGCCTCGTTTCAGCTTCATTCTGCTCTCAGAAAGGggcactttgggcttccctggtggcgcagtggttgagaatctacctgcaaatgtaggggacacgggtttgagccctggtctgagaagatcccacatgccgcggagcaactaggcccgtgagccacaattactgagcctgcgcgtctggagcctgtgccctgcaacaagagaggctgcgatagtcaGAGGctcgcgcaccacgatgaagagtggcccccacttgccgcaattagagaaagccctcacacagaaacgaagacccaacacagccataaataaattaattaattaaattaaaaaaaaaaagaatgatccatgctttaaaaaaaaaaagaaaggggcacTTTGACAACTGGGTTTCAGGCAAGGAAACTTGAGGCCCAGCTGAGGGGAGGTCTTAAGTAATTGGTACAAGACCACATGACTaattcagagaggttgagtaacttgtacaaggtcacacagttagctAGTGGTCAAGTCGGGATTTTAGCTCTAGAATCTCCTCCTCCTCTAGACCCACAGGTGTTCCCTAAGTTCCTCCACCTCCCTAGCCACATGCTGGGTCCCGACCACCCTTTTTTCCTCTATTCCAGAAACACTGCACCACCTGCTCTTCCCAGAATGCACCAGTGCATACCATACCCAAGGGGTCTCTGCCTCTCAccagtccctctgcctggagtgtgGTTCTTTCTTGCTGTTTCAGTGCCATTTTGCATTTTCCCTGAAGACTCTCTTGACCCTACAGAAGGGTGGGGCTGCGCCCTCCCTCCTACCCAGTCCGTGTCTCGGCATAGCTGATGGGGCCAAGGGAGCGCATCTGACAAGCTCTTTCAGAAAGGTTCGTTTCTCAGGGAGCAGAACAAATTTTCCTAACAGCTCCAGTTACCACGTGTCTGATTCGTGCAGGCACCGTTTCACAGGCCGCATAGACTGCCTTGTTCACACCTCTCGATGACACTGAGGTAAGTATTAGGACTACAATCCCCGTTTTActgacagggaaactgaggcacaaaagaaACACACGGCCAGGAGGCGGCAGAGCAGTGGTTGGACATACCAAGCCTCGATGATTCTTCTGAGCCCAAACTCCATGGTCTCCCTGCCCACGACCTCCGCCCTGGTGCTGGTACACCCACCCCACCAAACGCTCCCAtcaggtggggctgggtcctcCTGGTGTCCCATCGGGTCTCCCTGAGCTGCGACACCTGAGTGGGTCTCTAAGCAATGGTGCCCACTCTGGCCTGGGGCAGGTCTGTCTCACCCAGATGCTGGAGGTCAGCATAGGGAGGGCTCCAAGGGGGTGCATCGGGACACACGGCgtttctgccccctccccagccccaagcaTCCAGCTCCCTTATCTGATAGCAGCATCCTGGTTTTCCTTTGGGGAACTTCCCTTGCTCACATCAGTCCCTGGGGCTTTGGTCAGTCAAAGACAAGCACAAGACCCCGACCAGCTCAGTGAAGCTCAGCTCAGTGAGGCTCAGCTCAGGGATCTTTCGCTGTTCTCCCCATGAGGTTTCTACATTGATAAGGCACAAGCATGAGATTGCTGGGCCAACTGTGTCTCCCTTGGGGACAGAAGCTACTTAAAGATGAACCTAACGTAGGAAAACTCAactgagaaagaaaggagaacgAGAGAATCCTGATGCCGTCACCTGAACTCCTGATACACAGCCATGAAACCTCCCTCCTTGGCTTCCGTCAGTTTGAGCTGGGCTTTTGGTCACTGGCAGTCAAAACAGACCTGCTTAACGCAGTGTGTGAGGGTTTGGGTGAGTGCCCCCAAGTGCAAACCTGCACCCCCAACATTCCAGTCCAGGCTTTGCCCCGTGTGCCATGAGCACCTGCCTGTCACCCCCTCACCTCTCTTGTCCAGTGCCTGAGTCAGGTCTTCCACGAGCATCACAGCCTCCTCGCCACTCTCGGGGCACTGAGCCCGCAACCAAGTCTGGATCTCGGGGGGCAGCGCGCCCAGGAACTGCTCCAGCACCAGCAGCTCCAGCATCTGCTCCTTGGAGCGCACCTCGGGCCGCAGCCACTGGCGGCAGAGTTCACAGAGCCGGGCCAGCGCCTCACGTGGGTTGGGATGCCTTCTCATAGCAGAAGTGTCGGAAGCGCAGACAGGCAGCCTCAGGGTGGGAGGTGTGGCCAAAGTTAGACTCCTGGACCTGAGAGAAGCTGGCCTCCTCATGCTCGACCTTCACTTGGAGAAAGTCATCCTGTTCCCAGGGCACCGGGCTCACAAGGCTCTTGGGGATGGCCATTGGGCAGCAGACCTCCAGTGAGATATGGGATGGCTGGAGCCTTGGAAATGGGTCTGCAGGAAGATCAGAACTTGGTTATCCTGTGAACTTGGCGCCCTGCCTTGTGGCTGCCGAGTGGGGCAGATGTGGGCTTGGGGCCTGTGAGATGTGACTCACTCTCACAGAGTCACAGATGATCAAAATAATCAGGGCAGCGCCCATTTGGTGCTGAGCACCTTTCTAAATGCTTGCATATAGTAACTCGTTTAAAACTCACAACAAACTCAGGTGGGAGCTTTCTCTCATTATATGGTATAAAGACAGACAGGAGAAAAAGATTTGCTCAAAGTTTCCCAGATACTGAAAGGAAGGGCGGTTGCTGAGCTACAAACCCCAGTAGCCTGACCCCATGGCCAGTCTGCTTCAGACCTATGCTCCTTCCACACAGAGTGGGTCTGTCttctatctcacacacacaccccactcccCTGGGAGCCACAGGGGCATTCCCTTACTTTATTTGCTAATTATTTTGTAGATTCTGAGGTGAATATTTAGACAACTGACATTCagcctttcttctcttctaataCATGTATTTCAGGCTATAAATTTCCCTATAAACATAGCTTTAGCTGTACACCCACAAGTTTGATTTTgcatcttcattatcatttagttaaaaatatattctaatatttcttttggtttcttcctGAACCGTGGGTTACTTAGACTCTGCTGCTTCATTTCCAAACAATTCAGAGTTTtctgatagtcttttttttttttttttttttttttgcggtaactgggcctctcactgttgtggcctctcccgttgcggagcacaggctccgggcgcacaggctcaggggccatggctcgcgggcctagccgctctgcggcatgtgggatcttcccggaccagggcacgaacccgtgtcccctgcatcagcaggcagactcttaaccactgcaccaccagggaagccctctgatagtctttttattactgatttccaGATTAACCCTGTTGTGCTCAGAAAATGTGCTTTGGTCAATTTTAATCCTTTGATATTTGCTGGTTTGAGACTTGGTTTGTGACCCAGTGTGTGGTTTTGTGGTCAGTATTCCACACACACTCAAAAATAATGCAGAGCCATCTTAGGTAAGtgacaaaagaggaaatagataaactagacttcatcaaaattaaaaacctttgtgaTTTGCAGGACACCATCAAGAAGGTGAaaagaggaattccctggcagtccagtggttaggagttggAACTAAGATTGTGCAAGCTGTGtgacaaggcaaaaaaaaaaaaaaaagaaagaaagaaagaaaaagaaaaagtgaaaaggcagcccacagaatgggagaaaatatttgcaaatcatatatccgatAAG
This window harbors:
- the LOC115848062 gene encoding LOW QUALITY PROTEIN: zinc finger and SCAN domain-containing protein 22 (The sequence of the model RefSeq protein was modified relative to this genomic sequence to represent the inferred CDS: deleted 1 base in 1 codon) — its product is MESEGLTPSRAWTDRRTDRVWNSVPVRGLLTDQLYPFPRLQPSHISLEVCCPMAIPKSLVSPVPWEQDDFLQVKVEHEEASFSQVQESNFGHTSHPEAACLRFRHFCYEKASNPREALARLCELCRQWLRPEVRSKEQMLELLVLEQFLGALPPEIQTWLRAQCPESGEEAVMLVEDLTQALDKRGLSRRLMGVHHP
- the ZSCAN22 gene encoding LOW QUALITY PROTEIN: zinc finger and SCAN domain-containing protein 22 (The sequence of the model RefSeq protein was modified relative to this genomic sequence to represent the inferred CDS: inserted 1 base in 1 codon; substituted 2 bases at 2 genomic stop codons); amino-acid sequence: MEFGLRRIIEAWLVLGSEPSEASCKQSNSDEXRATETLVGELSPGPTFGDACEPEGSSERQAGLSAKMWTKSVTQEMDFRRTSGPHKGALTDQPGCEAGALGDSPNMXPDFTSQEETPSREKVDPLDGYGTEPPGTYLGRKPSKGGEYWKTFRSPLALEAHRKSHARKMPHTCSECGKAFSRSAHLAQHQVVHTGAKPHECKECGKALSWLTHLTQHQRIHTGEKPCVCEECGKAFSQSTHLTQHLRIRTGXKPYRCYACGRAFSDCLALIQHLRIHSGEKPYQCQVCPNAFAQSSSLIEHQRVPTGEEPYKCSDCGKAFSRTSALMVHLRIHITVLQCPRKPPHSGTASKRNLSSERAGRDGVGDC